In Streptomyces sp. NBC_00704, a genomic segment contains:
- a CDS encoding SAM-dependent methyltransferase — MPESPAQTPAPSATPGRIDTSKPHSARFWDYFVGGKDNYEVDREIGDEIKEIFPGLVDVAVTSRHFLGRAVRHLAVEEGIRQFLDVGTGLPTADNTHEVAQRVAPDSRIVYVDNDPVVLAHAHALLTSTREGRTAYLDADLYDPEAVLAAAADTLDLSRPVALMILNTLGHVADHEQARALVRRLMAGLPSGSHLVISDSTATSEGMIAASEAYNASGAVPYHVRSVDEIGAFFDGLELVEPGIVQVTKWRPDDADPADFAADVDAYCGVGRKP; from the coding sequence GTGCCGGAATCTCCCGCCCAGACCCCCGCTCCGTCCGCGACGCCCGGCCGGATCGACACGTCCAAGCCGCATTCGGCGCGGTTCTGGGACTACTTCGTCGGAGGCAAGGACAACTACGAGGTCGACCGGGAGATCGGCGACGAGATCAAGGAGATCTTCCCCGGTCTGGTCGACGTGGCGGTCACCAGCCGGCACTTCCTGGGGCGCGCGGTGCGCCACCTGGCCGTGGAGGAGGGCATCCGCCAGTTCCTGGACGTCGGCACCGGTCTGCCTACCGCCGACAACACCCACGAGGTCGCGCAGCGCGTCGCACCGGACTCCCGGATCGTCTACGTCGACAACGACCCCGTCGTGCTCGCCCACGCGCACGCCCTGCTGACCAGCACCAGGGAGGGCAGGACCGCCTACCTGGACGCCGACCTGTACGACCCGGAGGCCGTGCTGGCGGCCGCCGCGGACACGCTGGACCTGTCCCGGCCGGTCGCCCTGATGATCCTCAACACCCTGGGCCACGTCGCCGACCACGAGCAGGCCCGGGCACTCGTGCGCCGGCTGATGGCGGGACTGCCGTCGGGCAGCCATCTGGTGATCAGCGACAGCACGGCCACCAGCGAGGGCATGATCGCCGCGTCGGAGGCGTACAACGCCAGCGGCGCCGTGCCCTACCACGTGCGCTCCGTCGACGAGATCGGTGCGTTCTTCGACGGGCTGGAGCTGGTGGAGCCCGGGATCGTCCAGGTGACGAAGTGGCGGCCCGACGACGCCGATCCGGCCGACTTCGCCGCCGACGTCGACGCGTACTGCGGCGTGGGCCGCAAGCCGTGA
- a CDS encoding NAD(P)/FAD-dependent oxidoreductase yields the protein MRDGDVVVIGGGYAGVRLAKRLDATARVTLVDRKEVFFHRIASLRAGVRPEWSLTPFIPYDRLLREGRMVVGKAVRIDTDARQVVLATGERLPYDVVVIASGADYPEPARFTGVSAEETIESFAGHQRKVAAARHVLVVGGGPSGVELSAEIRLARPDARVTLAHSGPMLLHGTGSERAGRRALEWLESHDVEVRLDSFMSPGNDFGAYRDAHGGVLHADLSFWATGTTPNTLWLRLAGHGDWLTASGHVKVDRRLRVQGWPDVFAVGDVNDASELKVTPTALAQADLAAHNIRAHLNSSGRHRREPRLYRPLRRTPLIVPFGPADGMTLLPVPGGESAVLGGRTSVLAKAKTLMTPYMRRQLGYTAA from the coding sequence GTGCGCGACGGCGACGTAGTGGTGATCGGTGGCGGCTATGCGGGCGTCCGTCTGGCGAAACGCCTCGACGCGACGGCGCGGGTCACCCTGGTGGACCGCAAGGAGGTCTTCTTCCACCGCATAGCCTCCCTCCGGGCCGGTGTGCGCCCGGAGTGGTCGCTCACGCCCTTCATCCCGTACGACAGGCTGCTGCGCGAGGGCCGGATGGTCGTGGGCAAGGCGGTGCGCATCGACACCGACGCACGGCAGGTCGTCCTGGCGACGGGCGAGCGGCTCCCTTACGACGTGGTCGTCATCGCCTCGGGCGCCGACTATCCCGAACCGGCGCGCTTCACCGGCGTCTCCGCCGAGGAGACGATCGAGTCGTTCGCCGGGCACCAGCGCAAGGTCGCCGCCGCCCGGCACGTACTGGTGGTCGGCGGCGGCCCCTCGGGCGTCGAACTGAGCGCGGAGATCCGGCTGGCCCGGCCGGACGCCCGCGTCACCCTCGCCCACTCCGGACCGATGCTGCTGCACGGCACGGGCAGCGAACGGGCCGGCCGCAGGGCGCTCGAGTGGCTGGAGTCACACGACGTGGAGGTCCGCCTCGACTCGTTCATGTCGCCCGGCAACGACTTCGGCGCCTACCGCGACGCACACGGCGGGGTCCTCCACGCCGACCTCTCCTTCTGGGCCACCGGCACCACCCCGAACACGCTCTGGCTGCGCCTGGCCGGGCACGGCGACTGGCTCACCGCAAGCGGCCACGTCAAGGTCGACCGCAGGCTGAGGGTCCAGGGGTGGCCGGACGTCTTCGCGGTCGGCGACGTCAACGACGCGAGCGAGCTGAAGGTCACCCCGACCGCGCTCGCCCAGGCCGACCTCGCCGCCCACAACATCCGCGCCCACCTGAACAGTTCGGGCCGGCACCGCAGGGAGCCGCGCCTCTACCGGCCCCTGCGGCGCACCCCGCTCATCGTGCCCTTCGGCCCGGCCGACGGGATGACGCTGCTGCCCGTGCCGGGCGGTGAGAGCGCGGTGCTCGGCGGCCGGACCTCCGTGCTGGCCAAGGCGAAGACGCTCATGACCCCGTACATGAGGCGGCAACTCGGCTACACGGCCGCCTGA
- a CDS encoding carboxymuconolactone decarboxylase family protein, whose product MEARLNLFGSRLGSTLLQHFTAAGKAVSGSTLPATTRDLVLLRASQINGCGFCTDMHAKDAAHAGETPVRLALVAAWREATVFTDAERAALELTEEGTRIADAAGGVSDEVWANAAKHYDEEQLTALVATIAVINAFNRLNVIARQPAGDYTPGQFG is encoded by the coding sequence ATGGAAGCGCGTCTCAATCTCTTCGGCAGCCGGCTCGGGTCCACCCTTCTTCAGCACTTCACCGCGGCCGGAAAGGCCGTCTCGGGCTCCACGCTGCCGGCCACGACCCGCGACCTGGTGCTGCTGCGCGCGAGCCAGATCAACGGCTGCGGCTTCTGCACCGACATGCACGCCAAGGACGCCGCCCACGCGGGGGAGACCCCGGTGCGCCTCGCGCTGGTCGCGGCCTGGCGCGAGGCCACGGTGTTCACCGACGCCGAACGGGCCGCCCTGGAACTGACGGAGGAGGGCACCCGCATCGCGGACGCGGCCGGCGGCGTCTCCGACGAGGTGTGGGCGAACGCCGCCAAGCACTACGACGAGGAGCAGCTCACCGCGCTGGTGGCGACCATCGCCGTCATCAACGCCTTCAACCGGCTGAACGTCATCGCCCGGCAGCCCGCGGGCGACTACACGCCGGGCCAGTTCGGCTGA
- a CDS encoding glycoside hydrolase family 127 protein encodes MSQPPTRRGLLRLAAGTAAAAPLPHPASAAARPASAATARPPATGPAPAPAGAAPVPATWAVQPFPLGQVTLGDGVFRRKRDLMLDFARAYPADRVLAVFRANAGLDTRGARPPGGWETADGNLRGHFGGHFLTLVSQACADTREAALKAKLDELVAALGECQRALTEHGSPKPSHPGYLAAYPESQFILLESYATYPTIWAPYYTCHKIMRGLLDAHTLGGNAQALVIASAMGDWVHSRLGRLPRAQLDRMWSIYIAGEYGGMNEVMADLYALTGREEHLTAARCFDNTGLLEACAADRDLLEGRHANQHIPQFTGYARLFDHTGEEEYAAAARNFWGMVVGPRTYSLGGTGKGEMFKARGAVAATLGDDNAETCATYNMLKLSRQLFFRTPDPAYMDYYERALTNHILASRRDAPSPDSPEVTYFVGMGPGVVREYDNIGTCCGGTGMENHTKYQDSVFFRSATGDALYVNLPLAATLRWPERGLVIEQTSPYPAEGVRTLAFREGGGRLDLRLRVPTWATGGFTVAVNGVAQQVKAVPGSHLTLSRTWRQGDRVTVSAPYRLRVERTPDDPKVQSLFYGPVLLVARSGASTLREFSFYKDFTLRGDLADSVRPEGRPLHFTTHGLTLAPFHLADDARYHAYFRRAEPSVVFGTADSGVANRARGDGLTFLDVLWQQAPFSTPARFTAAVRALAGAWLSQGLFTAPERDRVVAAASGLRR; translated from the coding sequence ATGTCCCAACCCCCCACCCGGCGCGGCCTGTTGCGGCTCGCCGCCGGGACCGCGGCTGCCGCGCCGCTGCCGCACCCGGCCTCGGCGGCGGCCCGGCCCGCGTCCGCCGCCACCGCCCGACCGCCGGCCACAGGGCCGGCCCCCGCGCCCGCCGGCGCCGCGCCCGTCCCCGCGACCTGGGCGGTGCAGCCGTTCCCCCTCGGCCAGGTCACGCTGGGCGACGGCGTCTTCCGCCGCAAGCGCGACCTCATGCTCGACTTCGCCCGGGCCTATCCCGCGGACCGCGTCCTGGCCGTCTTCCGGGCCAACGCCGGACTGGACACCCGGGGCGCCCGGCCGCCGGGCGGCTGGGAGACCGCCGACGGCAATCTGCGCGGCCACTTCGGCGGTCACTTCCTCACCCTCGTCTCCCAGGCCTGCGCCGACACGCGGGAGGCCGCGCTCAAGGCCAAACTCGACGAACTCGTCGCCGCGCTCGGCGAGTGCCAGCGGGCGCTGACCGAGCACGGCTCGCCCAAGCCCAGCCACCCCGGCTACCTCGCGGCCTACCCGGAGTCGCAGTTCATCCTGCTGGAGAGCTATGCGACCTACCCCACGATCTGGGCGCCCTACTACACCTGCCACAAGATCATGCGCGGCCTCCTCGACGCGCACACCCTGGGCGGGAACGCGCAGGCGCTCGTCATCGCGTCGGCGATGGGCGACTGGGTGCACAGCCGCCTGGGCCGGCTGCCCAGGGCCCAGCTCGACCGCATGTGGTCGATCTACATCGCCGGCGAGTACGGCGGCATGAACGAGGTGATGGCCGACCTGTACGCGCTCACCGGGCGCGAGGAGCACCTGACCGCGGCCCGCTGCTTCGACAACACCGGGCTGCTGGAGGCCTGCGCGGCCGACCGCGACCTGCTGGAGGGCCGGCACGCCAACCAGCACATCCCCCAGTTCACCGGCTACGCCCGGCTGTTCGACCACACGGGCGAGGAGGAGTACGCGGCCGCGGCCCGCAACTTCTGGGGCATGGTCGTGGGCCCCCGGACCTACAGCCTGGGAGGCACGGGCAAGGGCGAGATGTTCAAGGCCCGCGGCGCCGTCGCGGCCACCCTGGGCGACGACAACGCCGAGACCTGCGCCACCTACAACATGCTCAAGCTGAGCCGGCAGCTGTTCTTCCGCACGCCGGACCCCGCCTACATGGACTACTACGAGCGGGCCCTCACCAACCACATCCTGGCCTCGCGCCGGGACGCCCCGAGCCCGGACAGCCCGGAGGTCACCTACTTCGTCGGCATGGGCCCCGGCGTGGTGCGCGAGTACGACAACATCGGCACCTGCTGCGGCGGCACCGGCATGGAGAACCACACCAAGTACCAGGACTCGGTCTTCTTCCGTTCCGCCACGGGCGACGCGCTGTACGTCAACCTCCCGCTCGCGGCGACGCTGCGCTGGCCGGAGCGGGGGCTCGTCATCGAGCAGACGAGCCCCTACCCGGCCGAGGGCGTGCGCACCCTGGCCTTCCGTGAGGGCGGCGGCAGACTCGACCTGCGGCTGCGCGTGCCGACCTGGGCGACGGGCGGCTTCACCGTCGCCGTCAACGGGGTCGCGCAGCAGGTCAAAGCGGTGCCCGGCAGCCACCTCACCCTGAGCCGGACCTGGCGGCAAGGCGACCGGGTCACCGTCTCCGCTCCCTACCGGCTGCGCGTCGAGCGGACGCCCGACGACCCGAAGGTGCAGTCGCTCTTCTACGGGCCTGTCCTGCTCGTCGCCCGCAGCGGGGCGAGCACACTGCGGGAGTTCTCGTTCTACAAGGACTTCACGCTGCGCGGCGACCTCGCCGACTCCGTCCGGCCGGAGGGCCGCCCGCTGCACTTCACCACGCACGGTCTGACCCTGGCCCCGTTCCACCTCGCCGACGACGCCCGCTACCACGCCTACTTCCGCCGGGCGGAGCCGTCCGTGGTCTTCGGCACGGCCGACTCCGGCGTCGCCAACCGGGCCCGCGGCGACGGCCTGACCTTCCTCGACGTGCTGTGGCAGCAGGCGCCGTTCAGCACGCCCGCCAGGTTCACCGCCGCCGTGCGCGCGCTCGCCGGCGCCTGGCTCTCCCAGGGCCTGTTCACCGCGCCGGAACGGGACCGCGTCGTGGCGGCCGCGTCCGGCCTGCGGCGGTGA